The Streptomyces uncialis genomic interval CCAGTCCGTATGAGTGGTCGCTGGCCTCGCGGACGATGTCCCAGTCGATGTCGTCGACGAACAGGCGGTAGTCGACCTGAGCGAGGTAGCCGCGCCGCATGCCCTCCTCGATCCCCAGGCTGAAGCTGGGGGCGCCGAGCTGATGGGTGATGTCGTGCTTGTCACCGCGCCAAGGGGTCGCCGTGACGCCCAGGTACCTCGCCGAGCTGAGAAATTCCAGCAGTTCGTCGTACTGGCCCTCTTCCCCCACGTGGTGCGCTTCGTCGATCATGACGAGGCCCGGTCGGTATCCGAATCGCGCGGCCGACAGCGCCGAGCCGACCGTCGCGCAGGTGAGACCGGAGAGATCGTCGGGGCGGGTGTCACCCGTGAGGAGCCGCGTCGGGACATCTTTGGGAAGGTGCCGCCAGAGCGCCCGCTCTAGTTGCTGGACGAGGTCTTTCGCGTGCGCGACGACCAGGACCTGGTCGTGGGGGACGCGTCGCAGGTGCGCCGCGATCATCTCGCCCCCGACGACCGTTTTGCCCAGACCGGTGGCCAGGACGAGGAGCGCACGACCCGAGGCGTCGAGATCGGCGGTCAGTTCCTGAAGTGCCTCGGTCTGGTACGGGCGCGGTGTCACTTGGCCGAAGCGGGGCGGTACCCGGTCGAAGCTCATCGTCAGGTCGGTTCCGCCCCACAGGAGGATCCCAGGACCGAGGCGTGCCAGATTCGCCACCCGCTTCCGGGCGTTAGGGCTGAAGCGGGTGTTGGTGACGACGACGGCTTCGTAGGCGCGATAGTGATCCCGGGCACGAGCGACCTCATCCACCGCGTCGGCCCCTACGGCTCCGTGCCGCTTCCACTTGCACTGAATCACCCAGGTCTCGCCCTTGTGGAGGGCAAGGATGTCGCCTCCCTTGTCACCGGAGCCATCGATGTTGGACACATCGGAGAAGCCCAAGTGCCACAGGAGGCGTTCGATGCGGCGAGGGAACTGCAGTGGGCCCGAGTCCAGCAGCGAGGCGGCGTCAAGGAATCGCATTCCGCTCCCCCCTACGCGTTGTCGGCGAGGTCGCGCGCGATGAGTCTGCAGCTGATTCTGATCCGGGACAGCTCCTCCACGTCGAGGCGTGGACGGTGCTGTTCCAGGAGCGCGAGGTCCCCCAAGGGGTTGATCAGTCGTTCCACGACGAGCGCCCGAGCGCCGGGATCGCTCAGAGCGATGTACCCGCGCTTGAAGACGCAGCCGTCGAGGAAACTCTCCGGGGAGTCCTGGACAATACGGATGACCGCACTGGCCGGGACATAGCGTATGAATTCACCGCTGGAGATCGTGTCGTTCCAAGGAGACGTTCCGCCAGCTTCGACCGCGAACCGGCGCTCAGCATCGGCTCGTTCATCTTTCGTAAGTAGTAGCCAGTGCACCGCTGGGTTCGCCGAAACTGGCGCCACCATCGCCATGCGTACCTGTTCCAGCAGCCTCTCGGACTCCTCCGCAGTCGCCGCTGGCGTCAGCCGAGGACTGGAGGTGTGGCTCTTGAGCTGCGCCACGATCTCACTCAAGGGCATCGAGACGATGTTGGCCCGTACCCGCATAAACTCCGCGACCTCGACGAGTGCCAGGTCACGCAGGTCAGCCCCATGCTCTCGGAAGAGCGAGTGGCCGGTGTCGACGAAAACATCGAGGTGCGGGGCTCGGACCATCGAGACGATCGCAGGTGCGGGCCGCTCATCCTTGGTTACGAGATTCTGTCCGCGGACCGCCCAGGCCGTCAGATCCACGCGGCCCAGTTCTTCAAGGTAGTACGGGCCTGTCAGGTCCACGATGAGGTCGGCGTTATCTCGGTATCGCTGGAGCCTTTGGTCCAGCGTCTCCGCCGGTGCGACTTCGCCCTCGGGGGGTTCTTGACCAGTTGCGGTCATGCTCGTCGCACCCGTCGCCGCACCGTCTTCCGGCTCGTCATCGAGGTCGAGGAGTCCAGCCCCGAACCCGGGGAGGATGTCGTCATTCTCCGGCTGCGGGTCCACCGCTATCGGGTTGTCGTGCTGATGAGCGGCTCGGTACCACACCTCA includes:
- a CDS encoding DEAD/DEAH box helicase family protein: MRFLDAASLLDSGPLQFPRRIERLLWHLGFSDVSNIDGSGDKGGDILALHKGETWVIQCKWKRHGAVGADAVDEVARARDHYRAYEAVVVTNTRFSPNARKRVANLARLGPGILLWGGTDLTMSFDRVPPRFGQVTPRPYQTEALQELTADLDASGRALLVLATGLGKTVVGGEMIAAHLRRVPHDQVLVVAHAKDLVQQLERALWRHLPKDVPTRLLTGDTRPDDLSGLTCATVGSALSAARFGYRPGLVMIDEAHHVGEEGQYDELLEFLSSARYLGVTATPWRGDKHDITHQLGAPSFSLGIEEGMRRGYLAQVDYRLFVDDIDWDIVREASDHSYGLAELNAKLFLPQRDEAIRDELATAWASTRNPRALVFCRTIEHAERLADMLRRTPLWSGALAIHAGLAKRERQNRLLAFRAGEVPILTAIDILNEGVDVPDVNILCFARVTHSRRIFVQQLGRGLRLREGKNRVTVLDFVSDLRRIAAALKLKRALGGEGEIETLAKITPSNIDFSDQKVATLMDEWIKDAASLETAYDEHRLQFPSTRAPQE